The following are encoded in a window of Fluviibacter phosphoraccumulans genomic DNA:
- a CDS encoding ABC transporter permease, protein MSMSELFTTLNHSLWVWLATDVLLWALFVLFLFSLWIIVRSPLQRVVWQKVFRQRLAVVSAVLLAVTAGIALLDSIHLREPLPQLTPEASVRYGVEVNSVLDLILTDLRKNHEKTYSAPLAVHLAALEPVTVTLADGTVEVRREAPRLKVAGADFPPGPISDSDYWQDVFKRAGLGALGGAGVFFMGCLVCALVRRKIGVTPTVNAAAWRLMAYTLGVILIIGGVFTGLSTNFHVFGTDKVGQDVLYQVLKSLRTALVIGLVPTLVTLPLGIALGLSAGYFRGKVDDVIQYVYTTVSAIPGVLLIAASVLSIQVMIDNHPEWFATAVERGDIRLLALCIILGMTSWTGIARLLRGEALKMREYEYVQAARVFGVSAAQILLRHVLPNVFPIILITLVMEFSSLVLAEAVLSYIGIGVDPTMFSFGLMINNARMELSRDPVVWWSLTAAFMFMVVLVLAANLLADAVRDAFDPRSEGHS, encoded by the coding sequence ATGTCGATGAGTGAACTTTTTACGACGCTGAACCATAGCCTATGGGTGTGGTTGGCAACCGATGTCTTGCTGTGGGCGCTCTTTGTGCTTTTTCTGTTTTCGTTATGGATCATCGTCCGTTCACCCTTGCAGCGGGTGGTCTGGCAAAAGGTTTTCCGTCAGCGATTGGCCGTTGTCTCGGCGGTGTTGTTAGCGGTGACCGCCGGTATTGCGCTCTTGGATTCGATTCATCTGCGTGAACCTTTGCCGCAGCTCACGCCGGAAGCCTCTGTTCGCTATGGCGTCGAGGTGAATTCGGTACTGGATCTGATCCTGACGGATTTACGCAAGAATCATGAAAAAACCTATTCAGCACCCTTGGCGGTGCACCTGGCTGCATTGGAGCCGGTGACAGTAACCTTAGCCGACGGCACCGTAGAAGTGCGGCGCGAGGCACCACGTCTTAAAGTCGCAGGCGCTGACTTTCCGCCAGGGCCGATCAGTGATAGCGATTACTGGCAGGATGTATTTAAAAGAGCTGGCTTGGGTGCACTGGGCGGCGCGGGCGTATTTTTTATGGGTTGCTTGGTTTGCGCCCTGGTTCGTCGCAAAATCGGCGTGACGCCAACGGTTAATGCAGCCGCATGGCGTTTGATGGCATACACCTTGGGCGTGATATTGATCATAGGTGGCGTATTCACGGGGTTAAGCACTAACTTCCATGTATTTGGCACCGACAAAGTCGGGCAGGATGTGCTTTACCAAGTGCTTAAAAGTTTACGCACGGCACTGGTGATTGGACTGGTGCCAACACTGGTGACACTGCCGTTAGGGATTGCTCTGGGTTTATCGGCCGGCTATTTCCGCGGCAAGGTAGACGATGTGATTCAGTACGTTTACACCACCGTCAGTGCCATTCCGGGCGTGCTGCTTATTGCGGCGTCGGTCTTGAGTATTCAGGTGATGATCGACAACCATCCGGAATGGTTTGCGACCGCAGTAGAGCGGGGCGATATCCGGCTATTGGCCCTGTGTATTATTTTGGGGATGACGAGTTGGACCGGTATTGCCCGTTTGTTGCGTGGCGAAGCTCTCAAAATGCGTGAATACGAATATGTGCAGGCGGCGCGGGTGTTCGGGGTGAGTGCGGCGCAGATTCTTCTACGACATGTGCTGCCGAATGTATTTCCGATTATTCTGATTACGCTGGTGATGGAGTTTTCTTCGCTGGTGCTCGCCGAGGCCGTGCTGTCTTATATCGGGATCGGGGTTGATCCCACTATGTTCAGTTTCGGCCTGATGATCAACAACGCCCGTATGGAGCTATCGCGCGACCCGGTTGTGTGGTGGTCGCTGACGGCCGCTTTTATGTTTATGGTGGTTCTGGTGTTGGCGGCCAATCTGTTGGCAGATGCCGTGCGGGATGCCTTTGATCCGCGTTCAGAGGGGCATTCATGA